The DNA window ATCGAAGTGCACGGCGCGAAGGGCATGGCAGCGGCCGAAAACCAGCGCCCGGTCTCGATCGAGGTGGCGAACGGTGACGGCTACACCCGCCCGCCGCTGCACGATTTCTTCATGACCCGCTACACCGAAGCCTATGCCAACGAGATTGCAGCTTTCATCGCCGCGATCGAAAAGGGCACGAAGATCTCGCCCTCCGGCGCCGACGGCCTGGCAGCGCTCGCGCTTGCCGACGCCGCCGTGCAGTCGGTCAAAGAAGGCAAGCTCATTAGGATCGGCTGACGGCCCTCTCCCGACCGTAAGCCGTGCATGAGATGGCCGGGCTCCGCCCGGCCGTTTTGCGTTTTGAGCATGGGCACGCGTATTGAAGACAAGCCGCCTCCCGCCGAGTGCACGGTTGCTAATTCGGGGCATTGGCCTCCACCAGGGGCCGGCGTGGATCCCAGGCTCAAGGCTTGGGATGACGAAGAGTGGGAGCGTCTCTGCCAACTCGGCGTCGGCGCGGCGGATGATGCCTTACGCGTCCGGCTCCGGACGCGGCGCGGTGCAGCGCTTATCGGCTGCCGCCACCTTCTCCCAGTTTTACCGGAAAGAAGGGATATGCCGCCCCAGCCCCTAACCGAAATGTGGAATCCAAGCAGATACTGGTGCCCCTCCCCTTGAGGCATGGGTGTTTGAGGCGGTTTAACTTGCTGGACATATCTTCGTGAAGCAATCTGCGCACTCGCGTCGCAAAAACTGTCGCTTTAGTCGGGGTCTGGCGACAAGAAGGAACCGCAATATGGATGCGATTATTGAGATTGCGACGACAAAAGATGTCGAGCCGTGGGCGCAGCTTCGCGTTGCGCTGTGGCCGCATCACTCGCTTGAACATCATCGAGCTGAGTTGGGCCGGGCGCATCTTTCAGAAAGTGGACAGGCCGTCGCGTTCATCGCTCGAAATCCTGCGAATGAAACCGTCGGGTTTGCTGAGGCGACTTTGCGACATGATTATGTGAATGGATGCAGCAGCTCGCCCGTTTTATTTCTCGAAGGGATTTATGTCCGGCCTGTTGACAGGCGAAAGGGCATCGCACGATTGCTTTGCAATGCCGTTGCCGATTGGGGGAAGTCGCTTGGGTGCATTGAGTTTGGCTCTGACGCGCTGCTTGAGAATTCAGCCAGCCATGCGCTTCATACCGCTTTAGGATTTGAGGAGACACAGCGCGTCGTGTTCTTCCGAAAGCCACTTTAGACCGGAGTTGCCCTTCCACAAGAGCCGCCCGGCGTTTCGCCGTCTCAATCCGTCCCCTGCCCCCCCGAGATCACGATATCCTGGTCGATCACCGACAGCGCCCGGTTGAGGTGACCTTCGAAGACGAGGATGGGTTCGTCGGGGACGACGCGGATTTCGGGCATGCCTTCCATGCGCACGATGTGGGATTGGCCGAGACCCTCTTCGATGCCCTGGCGCAGCAGGTCGTAATAGCGGGTGCCGGGGCCGGTGATGGCGATGGGCATGCGTTCGGTAAGACTGAGCATGCGCGACAGGCCATTGCCCAGCGCCAGCCCCGCCTGGCGGAAGGCGAAGGCGGAGGTGCGGTTACCCTGGCGGGCGCGGGCGGCGATCTTGTCGAGTTCGGCAACCGGGACGAATTTGGCGGGGATCGTATCGAGGGGCACTTCGAAGGCGCTGCGCAGGATGGCGTAGAAGCCGGCATAGGCCTCGATGCAGCCGCGCGTGCCGCAGCGGCAGAGGCCGCCATTCGCCATATGCAGCATGTGCCCGAAATTCGGCGCCGAAATTTCCTGGCCGGTCTGGCCTCCGCGCCGGACGATGCCAAGGCCGATGCTGTGGCCGAGCGACAGCGCCGCGAGCGAGCGGAAATCGGCGCCCTTGGCGATCTCCTCGCGCGCGCCGAGCGCGGCGGCGACGAGCAGCGTCTCGTTATCGAGAATGACCTTGGCCTGCCATTCCGACCGAAGCGCCGATTCGAAATCGATTTGATCGCTGCCGAAGATCGGCGACCAGACGAGGACGGGTTCGGCGGAATGGACGAGGCCCTTGCTGCTGATCGAGATCAGCAGCACCTTTTCCTGGGAAATCCGGGAGCGATCGAGAATGCGCGAAAGCCCGGCCTGCACCGCTGCGAGGAAACGGGCGGCACCCGAGGGATCATGCGAACGCTCCTCGCTGAAGCGGTCGATCAGCTTGCCGGCATAATCCACAAGCGAATATTGCACCGCATCCGAGGAGATGACGACAACGATCAGGTAGCCGCAATCGCGCCGCTGGCGCAAAAGCACGCGCGGCCGGCCTCGGCCGCTGGCCGCCTGCTGCTCGGATTTTTCGATAATCTGGGCCCTTTCCAGCTCGGCCGTGATCGCCGAAACGGTGGCCGAGGAAAGGCCCGTGAAATCCGATATTTCGGTATGGGCGAGCGCGCCGTGGCGGCGCAGCACGGACAGCACGAGCACGCTGTTTCTCTGCCGGACCAGCTCCGTGCTCGACTTGGTCAGCATGAATGCCGCCCTCTCCCTGTGCTCGCATTTCAACAGCTAGAGCATGACGGCCTGTCTGAAAACCGCTCATGGTTTTCGGCATCATGCTCTGGTTCCGCCCCTCGTTCCCACTGCATCTCCGGCCGCTGCCGCGCAAGCGAATTAAGCCGGTAGTGCAGTGTTGACAGTTGAAAAAATCTCTGACAGTTAATTTCTCGACTGTCGAGAAAAAAATCGAAATCTTTCTCGACAGCTTTCGCGGTGGCCGGAGGAAGCAATGGGCTGGGCCGGTCGCAACTCACTCGGGAGGACATTATGAAGTCTATTATGAAACTGATGGCAGGGGCTGCCATCCTCGTTTCGGTGCATACTGCCGCCATGGCTGCTGATCTTGTCGTCGGCGTTTCCTGGTCGAATTTCCAGGAAGAGCGCTGGAAGACCGACGAAGCCGCCATCAAGAAGGCTCTCGAAGCCAAGGGCGCCAAATATATTTCCGCTGACGCGCAGTCTTCTGCCGCAAAGCAGCTGACCGACGTTGAATCGCTGATCTCGCAGGGCGCCAACGCTCTGATCATCCTCGCCCAGGATTCCGACGCGATTGCTCCGGCGATCGAAAAGGCAGCCGCCGAAGGCATCCCGGTTGTCGGCTACGACCGCCTGATCGAAAACCCGGCCGCCTTCTACATCACCTTCGACAACAAGGAAGTCGGTCGCCTGCAGGCCGAGGGCGTCTTCAAGGTGAAGCCGGAAGGCAACTATGTCTTCATCAAGGGCTCGTCTTCCGACCCGAATGCCGACTTCCTCTTCTCGGGCCAGCAGGAAGTGCTGAAGGCTGCGATCGACGCCGGCAAGATCAAGAATGTCGGCGAAGCCTATACCGACGGCTGGCTGCCGGAGAACGCCCAGCGCAACATGGAGCAGTTCCTGACGGCCAACAACAACAAGGTTGACGCCGTCGTCGCCTCCAACGACGGCACGGCCGGCGGTGCGATCGCAGCGCTCGACGCCCAGGGCCTCGCCGGCTCCGTTCCGGTCTCCGGCCAGGACGGCGACAAGGCGGCGCTGAACCGCATCGCGCTCGGCACGCAGACGGTTTCCGTCTGGAAGGACAGCCGCGAGCTCGGCAAGCGCGCCGCCGAAATCGCTCTCGACCTCGCCGGCGGCAAGGACATGAGCAAGATCGACGGCGTTCAGGCGTTCAAGGGCGGCCCCAAGGGCGTGGAAATGCAGTCCGTCTTCCTGAAGCCGCTTGCCATCACCAAGGACAATCTGAACGTCGTCATCGACGCCGGCTGGATTTCCAAGGCTGAGGCCTGCCAGGGCGTCAAGGCCGACACGGTCGCTGCCTGCAAGTAAGCGAGCCGCTGAACTAGAATGACCGGCGCCGCAGCGGATAACGCTGCGGCGCCGGATGCGGACGGGAATTCCAAAGACGAAGTTTTCTCCGCCTCGCCGCACCATCGCAGATTTGCATTCCCTGCCGGAAGAGCGTCGCGACGCCACGCGACCGGTTTCCGGAAGCATCGCGGTGGTCAGTTGAAGAACAGACGAATGACGCCGTTGGCAGCCTCTCGCGCGCCGGCGCAGCCGTCAAAACAAAATGGGGGAACGGCAAACCCATGGCCGATGTATTAAAATCAACGACCTCAAGCGGACCGCGAGCGGCGGAAGCCAATCCGGTGGCCCGCTTCTTCCGCGCCACCGAGATCGACACGCGCCTGCTCGGCATGATCGGCGCGCTCGTCATCATCTGGATCGGTTTCCACATCATCACCGGCGGCCTGTTCCTGACCCCGCGCAATCTCTGGAACCTCTCGGTCCAGACGACCGACATCGCGATCATGACGACGGGCATGGTGCTGATCATCGTCACCCGCAATATCGACCTTTCCGTCGGCTCTGTGCTCGGCCTCTGCGGCATGATCATGGGTGTCACCCAGGCACAGATCCTGCCGCAATATCTGGGCTTCGACAGCCCCTTCACCTGGGCGATCACCCTTCTCGTCGGCCTGATCGCCGGCTGCCTGATCGGCGCATTTCAGGGAATCATCATCGCCTTCCTGAACGTTCCCTCCTTCATCGTCACCCTCGGCGGCCTGCTTGTCTGGCGCGGCGCGACCTGGCTCGTCACCAGCGGCCAGACGGTTGCCCCCATGGACCAGACCTTCCGCATCATGGGCGGCGGCGCGGAGGGCTCGATCGGCGCCACCTGGAGCTGGATCGTCGGCATCGCCGCATGCCTCTTCGTCATCGCCAGCATCATCGGCTCGCGCCGGCAGCGCCGCCGCTTCGGCTTTCCGCTCAGGCCTGTCTGGGCGGAATATTTCCTGGCGAGCCTCAGCTGCGTGTTGATCCTCGGCGCCGTCTGGATTGCCAACAGCTACTATTGGCCGATCAATATCGCCAAGCGTTACGCCGAGGCCAACAATATCCCCTGGCCGGAAACCGGCCTGGATATTCCCTACGGCATCGCCGTTCCGGTGCTGATCGCCATCGTCGTCGGCATCATCATGACCTTCATCGCCACGAGGCTGCGCTTCGGCCGCTATGTCTTCGCGATCGGCGGCAACCCCGAGGCGGCGGAACTCGCCGGCATCAAGACCCGCTGGGTGACGGTGCGCATCTTCGCGCTGATGGGCATTCTCGCAGCCGTCGCGGCGGCGATCTCCACCGCCCGCCTCAACGCCGCCACCAACGCGCAGGGCACGCTCGACGAACTCTACACGATCGCCGCCGCCGTTATCGGCGGGACGTCGCTGGCGGGCGGCACCGGCACGATCGCCGGCGCCATGCTCGGCGCGCTCGTCATGCAGTCCCTGCAATCTGGCATGGTGCTGGCGCATGTCGACACGCCGCTGCAGAGCGTCGTCGTCGGCACCGTCCTCGTCGTTGCGGTCTGGCTCGACACCGTCTACCGCGCCCGTGCCAAGTGAGAGGAGCCCAAGACATGACTGATCAACGCACTCCCCTCGTGGAACTGAAAAACATCTCGATCTCCTTCGGCGGCATCCACGCCGTGGACAATGCCTCGGTGGATCTCTACCCCGGCGAAGTGGTGGCCCTGCTCGGCCACAACGGCGCCGGCAAATCGACGCTGATCAAGATCCTCTCCGGCGCCTACAAGCGCGATGGCGGCGAGATCCTGATCAATGGCGAGCCGGCCGACATCCGCAATCCGCGCGACGCCAAGAAATACGGGATCGAGACGATCTACCAGACGCTTGCCGTAGCCGACAATGTCGACGCGGCCGCCAACCTCTATCTCGGCCGCGAGCTGAAGACCCGATGGGGCACACTCGACGACGTGGCGATGGAGGCCTCGGCGCGGCAGGTGATGGGACGGCTCAACCCCAACTTCAAGCGCTTCAAGGAGCCGGTGAAGGCGCTTTCGGGCGGCCAGCGGCAATCGGTGGCAATCGCCCGCGCCATTCTCTTCAACGCCCGCATCCTGATCATGGACGAGCCGACGGCGGCCCTCGGCCCGCAGGAGACGGCGCAGGTGGGCGAGCTGATCAAGCAGCTGAAGAAGGAAGGCATCGGCATCTTCCTCATCAGCCACGACATCCACGACGTCTTCGACCTCGCCGACCGCGTCTCGGTGATGAAGAACGGCCAAGTGGTAGGCCATGCCCGCACCGAGGACGTGACCAAGGACGAAGTGCTGGGCATGATCATTCTCGGCAAGGTGCCGCCCAAGGCCATCCCCGGCCCCGGCGCCATGCAGATCTGACCGCTGCGAGCCCCTGCCCCAGACAACCGAGCTCCGCCGCCCGCAAGGCCGGCGGAGTTTTCATTTGTGCACCAAGGCTTGCGGATAAATACACGTGCCAAATCGCAAGCATCGGTATTTCTGAGAAT is part of the Rhizobium bangladeshense genome and encodes:
- the aac(6') gene encoding aminoglycoside 6'-N-acetyltransferase — protein: MIEIATTKDVEPWAQLRVALWPHHSLEHHRAELGRAHLSESGQAVAFIARNPANETVGFAEATLRHDYVNGCSSSPVLFLEGIYVRPVDRRKGIARLLCNAVADWGKSLGCIEFGSDALLENSASHALHTALGFEETQRVVFFRKPL
- a CDS encoding ROK family transcriptional regulator; translated protein: MLTKSSTELVRQRNSVLVLSVLRRHGALAHTEISDFTGLSSATVSAITAELERAQIIEKSEQQAASGRGRPRVLLRQRRDCGYLIVVVISSDAVQYSLVDYAGKLIDRFSEERSHDPSGAARFLAAVQAGLSRILDRSRISQEKVLLISISSKGLVHSAEPVLVWSPIFGSDQIDFESALRSEWQAKVILDNETLLVAAALGAREEIAKGADFRSLAALSLGHSIGLGIVRRGGQTGQEISAPNFGHMLHMANGGLCRCGTRGCIEAYAGFYAILRSAFEVPLDTIPAKFVPVAELDKIAARARQGNRTSAFAFRQAGLALGNGLSRMLSLTERMPIAITGPGTRYYDLLRQGIEEGLGQSHIVRMEGMPEIRVVPDEPILVFEGHLNRALSVIDQDIVISGGQGTD
- the xylF gene encoding D-xylose ABC transporter substrate-binding protein, which translates into the protein MKSIMKLMAGAAILVSVHTAAMAADLVVGVSWSNFQEERWKTDEAAIKKALEAKGAKYISADAQSSAAKQLTDVESLISQGANALIILAQDSDAIAPAIEKAAAEGIPVVGYDRLIENPAAFYITFDNKEVGRLQAEGVFKVKPEGNYVFIKGSSSDPNADFLFSGQQEVLKAAIDAGKIKNVGEAYTDGWLPENAQRNMEQFLTANNNKVDAVVASNDGTAGGAIAALDAQGLAGSVPVSGQDGDKAALNRIALGTQTVSVWKDSRELGKRAAEIALDLAGGKDMSKIDGVQAFKGGPKGVEMQSVFLKPLAITKDNLNVVIDAGWISKAEACQGVKADTVAACK
- a CDS encoding sugar ABC transporter permease, coding for MADVLKSTTSSGPRAAEANPVARFFRATEIDTRLLGMIGALVIIWIGFHIITGGLFLTPRNLWNLSVQTTDIAIMTTGMVLIIVTRNIDLSVGSVLGLCGMIMGVTQAQILPQYLGFDSPFTWAITLLVGLIAGCLIGAFQGIIIAFLNVPSFIVTLGGLLVWRGATWLVTSGQTVAPMDQTFRIMGGGAEGSIGATWSWIVGIAACLFVIASIIGSRRQRRRFGFPLRPVWAEYFLASLSCVLILGAVWIANSYYWPINIAKRYAEANNIPWPETGLDIPYGIAVPVLIAIVVGIIMTFIATRLRFGRYVFAIGGNPEAAELAGIKTRWVTVRIFALMGILAAVAAAISTARLNAATNAQGTLDELYTIAAAVIGGTSLAGGTGTIAGAMLGALVMQSLQSGMVLAHVDTPLQSVVVGTVLVVAVWLDTVYRARAK
- a CDS encoding ATP-binding cassette domain-containing protein, giving the protein MTDQRTPLVELKNISISFGGIHAVDNASVDLYPGEVVALLGHNGAGKSTLIKILSGAYKRDGGEILINGEPADIRNPRDAKKYGIETIYQTLAVADNVDAAANLYLGRELKTRWGTLDDVAMEASARQVMGRLNPNFKRFKEPVKALSGGQRQSVAIARAILFNARILIMDEPTAALGPQETAQVGELIKQLKKEGIGIFLISHDIHDVFDLADRVSVMKNGQVVGHARTEDVTKDEVLGMIILGKVPPKAIPGPGAMQI